From Corticium candelabrum chromosome 9, ooCorCand1.1, whole genome shotgun sequence:
CTGCCACTGATGTCCGAGTGCTGATGCTTTAGACCATCAGAGGAACCCTATTATTAGCTAATCGACAGTTGCtgtgtatttttgttgcttatttgtttttcttgttgtagCTGCTGCTTTACAGACCAACCCCATGTTTCCTCCTCCTCCAGGCTTCCCTCCTTTTCCACCAGGAGCTCCTCCAATGTTTCCTCCTCGTCCTGGCATGCCACCTCCTCCTTTCCCTCCTTTCATGCCACCAATGGTTCCAGGAGCAGCAGGAGTGCTTCCTCCTCCTAACATGCCGACACCTGGAGCTCCACCAAGTCTACCAACGACTCAGTAACATGAATACTTTTAGTGGAATATTATTAATACTGTGTGACAAATATTAGGAAGTGGTTCACTTTGAAGTTGTTCTATTTGCTCACCTACTTAACCTT
This genomic window contains:
- the LOC134183925 gene encoding U1 small nuclear ribonucleoprotein C-like translates to MPKYYCDYCDSYLTHDSPSVRKTHNHGRKHRDNVRLYYTKWVEEQAQALIEQTSAALQTNPMFPPPPGFPPFPPGAPPMFPPRPGMPPPPFPPFMPPMVPGAAGVLPPPNMPTPGAPPSLPTTQ